In Sphaerisporangium krabiense, the DNA window CGCCTGTGTCCGCGGCGGCGGCGAAGAAGGGCAGCGGTGGCACGACGCCGGCCGCGGGCCGCGCAAGCATCGCGCGGTCAGCGACTTCAACGACGCCGCGGCCTGGCTCATCGACACGGGCCGGACCACGCGCGACCAGTTGGCGATCTTCGGCCAGTCCGCCGGCGGCCTCCTGGTCACCGCCGCCGCCGTACAGCGACCGGAGCTGTACGCGGCGGTCATCGCCGAAGGCCCGCTGTGCGACATGGTGCGCTACGAGAGCTTCGGCCTGGGCCGCACGTGGACCGACGAGTTCGGCACCGCCGCCGACCCCCGGCAGCTCCCGTGGCTGCTCCGCTACTCCCCCTACCACGCCGTCACCCCCGGAGTCCCCTATCCCGCGTTCCTGTTCACCGGAGCGGTCACCGACCTGCAGACCGGCGAGGCCCACGTCACCAAGATGTGCGCGGCCCTGCAACACGCCACCACCGGCGACCGCCCGATCCTCATGCGCCGCGACCCCGACACCGCCCACGCCGCCTTCCCCGCCGGCAAGGAACACGCCCTGTCCACCGACATCCTCACCTTCGCCGCGGAACACACCGGCCTGTCCCTGACGAAGGCCGCACCCATGCCCCCGCACCTGACCACCGCGGACGCGGGCGACGTCAATTAGCCGCCCGGTGGGCATGCCTTCGCGTTACGGCAGGACCAGCTCCTGCACCTTGACCGCCACGAGGCGGCCGGACGGTGCGGCGTTGTATTCGACCCGGACCGGCAGGGCGCCCTGCTTCAGGCGTGTCAGCAGGTGGCTCGGGAGGCACTTCTTGGTGCCCAGGGCCTGCTTGTCGGAGGTGTCGTAGGGGTAGCCGGCCGGGGGCTTGCCGCACTTCTTGTTGACCTGGCGGAAGTCGAGCCTGCCGGTGTAGCGGATCTTCAGCTTGGCGCCGGTCTTGCCGCCGAGCTCCCAGGCGAGCTGGCCGCTCTCGCCGAGTTCCGTCCGGCGGGCCTTGCGCGGGGTCATGGACAGGGCCGAGTCGCCGGAGCGTACGGCCCAGCCGTAGACGACCTTGGCCTTGGCCGCCGACGCCGCGGCGGGCCGCGCGATGGCGGCTTGCGCGGCGGCGGGCCGCGCGGTGGTGGCTTGCGCGGCGGTGGGGGACGCGGTGGCGGTGAACGCAAGGGCGAGGCCGGCGGCGGCGCCGGTCAACGTCGATCTCATCACTGTCTCTCCTCGTCGAAAGCCGATGGTCTACGGGGCGACTATGGCCGACCCGGATTGCAGGACGAGCGCAACGGTGTCGCAACGGCCGTCATCCGGCGGATGGGCGTCGTGGTGGCGCTACGGGCGGACCGCCGCGGGGACGGCGACCTCGGCGGAGAGCACCTGGCCGGTGCCCGGCGGGACCATCTCCGGGAGGCGCCATCGGGCCGCCAGGATGAACAGCGTCCTGCCGTCGGGGCCGCCCAGCGCGCAGGCGAAGCAGCCGCGGTCGACCTCGATCGTCTGGAGGACCTCGCCGCCCTCGCGGACACGGACGCAGCGCTGGGTGCCGACGTCGGCGTACCAGACGGCCCCCTCGGCGTCGAGGCAGACGCCGTCCGGGTGGTCGTCGCCGGTGTCGGCCCAGACGCGGCGGCCGGACAGGGAGCCGTCGGGCTCGATGGCGAAGGCGGTGAGCCTGTTGCCGTAGGAGTCGGCGACGATCAACGTCGCGCCGTCCGGTGTGACGGCCATGCCGTTGGGGAAGGCGATGTCGCCGGCCACCTGGCGCGCCGAGCCGTCGGGGGCGACGTGCACGACGGTGCCGGGGGCGAACGCCTCGCCGGTGCCCATGGCGAAGCCGATGCGGTTGACGTAGACGTGGCCGCCCGGGGCGACGGCGATGTCGTTCCAGTGGCGGCCGAGCCCGCTCAGGTCGGCGCGGGTGACCAGGGAGCCGTCCGGTTCCTGACGCAGCAGCAGGCCCCGCGCGGAGTCGACGATCAGCAGCCGCCCGTCGGCGTCCCGGGCCGTGCAGAGGGGGAGGGAGCCGACGCGGGCCACCACCTCGTGCGTGCCGTCGAGGGCGAGCGCGATCACCTCGCCCGCCGTCCAGTCGGAGAAGTACAGGCGCCCGTCGTGCCAGTGCGGCGACTCGACCAGGCCGAGACCGGTGAGCCGGGTACGTGGTGGGGACATCGCGGGCTCCTTCGTCGACGGGCTGATCGGCGGGCCGACGCGGGTTCCGGCCGTGCAGCACGGTACGCGACCGGTGCGACAGTTCCGGGCCGGCGCCGCGACCGGGCGGGGCGGCCCCGTGGGGAGGCGGATCACGCGACGCCTCCGGGTGGGGGCACGGGGATGCGCAGGGGCGGGAGGTCGGGAGGGGCCGGGGTCGAGAAGGCGTTCGTCAGCATCTCCGAGATCGTGTACAGGTGCCAGAGGACGTCCGTGCGCGCCTCGGGAAGCCAGGCCACGGCCGCCCGGTCGACGATCTCGGCGAGTCCGCCGGCCCGCAGCTCGCCGCGCGTGTCGACCAGCCCCGCGTACAGCAGGCGGGTCAGTTCGGGCGAGGGGTTCATCCGCCAGTTCCAGGGCTTCCCGGCGGGCGGGCCGCCCGGCGCGGGCTTCTCGGCGCGGCGCCGCAGCCGGTCCAGCAGCGTGCGGTGGCGACCTTCGGCCGCGAACCGCCACGGCCTGCCTTCTATGGGGATGTCCCGCAATCGCGGCGCGAAGGCGACGATCACCCCGTGGACCAGCGCCTCCGACCGCCGCCACACCGGGTCCACGCGGAGCGCCGTCCGTACCACCAGGTTGTCGAGGAACGGCGGAAGAGGGTTCTGGGCGCGCAGCAGCGACGCGCGGGACGCGGCGTGCCAGCGGCCCACACGGTAGGCCAGGTACAGGTGGTCCAGCGCCCGCGCGCCGTCCTCCCGGCAACGCTCCCGCCACGGGGCCGCCAGGGCGAGGGCGTGCTCCCTGGCCCGCTCGGTGAGCAGGTCGTCGTTCCTGCCGAAGAGGCCGTCCACCCGGCGCCTGAGGGCCTTGACGTCCAGCCCCGCCTGGTTCTGCAGGAAGCCGCCGCGCAGGATCTCACCGCCGTGGCCGGACATCCGCGGCGTGGGGTCGAACCGCCCGCCGGCGGGGATGTTCTCGTACGCCGAGATCATGCCCTCGCACGCGAACAGCACGTTGTGGCTGCGGACCCGAGGGTGCGGGACGACCAGGTCCGTCCCGCTCTCCGCGCGTTTGGGCCGGGCGACCTTGTGCGGGACGCCGAGCGCCTCCGCGACGCGCGCGGCCAGCAGCACGTCGGGGCTGTCGTCCTGCCCCGAGGTCGCCGTCACGAAAGGTATCTCCGCCTTGTGGAGCAGCGCGGCGAGCAGACGGCTGTCGCGGCCCCCGGTGAGCGACAGACGTACCGGCTCGTGGCCGTCCCGCAGCGGGCGTACGGCGGCGAGCAGCGCGCCGGCGAGTTCGTCGACGTGGGCGCGCGCCGCGCGCCTGGACGACGGGGGAGCCTGCGCCTCCGGGAGAGGGAGCACCGTGATCGTACGGCGGCCGTCCGCGACGACGATCTCGGAGGCGGGCGGGAGGACGCCGACCTCGCGGAACGGCGTCTCGTCCGAGAGGAAGTACCCGGCGCGCGCCATCGATTCCAGCGCGAGCAGGTCCCAGACGATCTCCGGCCTGCTCGACCCCGTCTCGGCGGCCCTGGCCGTGAGGTGGACGAGCAGCGCGCGGCTGCCGAGGACGTGGACGTCGGAGGTCTCGGCGTAGAACACGGGGCACGCGCGGGTGAGCCCGGTCGCGGCGCTCACCTCCCCCTCGCCGGCCCGGAAGATCGAGAAGACGCCCCCGGTGCCGGCCGTGGTCTCGGCCGGGCGGTCGGTGGCGAGCAGCCGGTCCACGTCGGCGGGATCGGCCAGGTGGCCGGTGAGGCCCGCCACCCGTCCCGCACCCGAGGACAGCACCGGCGGCCCGTGCCCGTCCGGCTCGTTGGACCACGACAGCAGCGCCGTGTCGCCGGCCGCCGACCGCCACGCGCGCGCGGTCACGTCCGCGGCGGGCACCGGCAGGACCCGCCCGGCGGCCTCCTGGGCCGCGGCGAGCGCCACGGGCGGCAGCGGGACGCCCGGGCGCTTGGCCGCGATCGCTAAATGGACGCGCAACCGGAACTCACCGCCGCTCTGTTTCCGCACGTCGGACGCCGGTCGCCCCGGCCGGAGACGACGTGGCGCGCGGCGGCGGGACGGGAGGGCCGGTCACGTTCGGTGATGCGGGCATACAACGGTTTCCCTTCGATGGGTTACACCCGTTGGTTTGCCGATCACCGGATTTTGTTCGCGGTCATCCCGATCCGGCATCCGGGCTGCGGCGTTCGGACGGCGCGGCCGCGTGGCGCATCGCCGGGCCGTGGGGCCGGTGGTGGGGCTACGGTGCTGGCGTGCGGACTCGGGGCCAGGGGAAGGCACGGCCGTTGACGGACGTCGCCGCGGCGGTCGCCGTCGTGGGCATGTTCTGGGTGTGGCCCGCGGACGGCGGCGCGTGGCCGCGCGTCGTGGCGGCGGCGACGCTGGCCGCGGCGACGGCCGGGGCGATGACGCTGCGGTGGCGGGCGCCGGTCGCCGCGACGGTGACCGCCGCGGTCGCGACCGTGCTCGGCGTCGTCCTCGGCGCCTGCGAGGACCCGATGCTGGCCACCGCCTGGTGCCTGTACCCGCTCGCGGTCGAGCGCGCGGCGCGTGCCCGCGTCCTGGTCGCGGCGCCGGTCGGCGTGCTCGCCGCCCTGGCGCTGGTCACCGGCGTGCCCGAGGGGGACGCGCGTGAGTCCGGACGGCGGCTTCTCATCGCGGTGGCCGCGCTCGGCGGGGCGTGGCTGCTGGGCGTGACGGTCGGCAGGCAGGTCGCGGTCGCGCGGGAGGCCGAACGGGCGGGCGTGCGGCTGCAGGTGGCGCGCGACGTCCATGACGTGGTCGGGCACGCGCTCGGCGTCATCGTCGCGCGGTCGGGGGTCGTCCTCGCCCTCCCGGACGCCGACGAGCGGGAGGTGCGCGAGACGCTCGCGGAGGTCGAGACCCACGCGCGCCGGGCACTGGAGGAGATCCAGGGGCTGGTGCGCACGCTGCGCGGCGGCCCGGCGCCGGGGCTCGGCGGGCTTCCCGCGGTCATCGCCGCCACCCGGGCCGCCGGAGTGGACGTCGACGCGCGTGTTGACGGGCGCATCGACGGGGACGCGCGTATCGGCGACGGGGTGGGCGCGGTGGCGTTCAGAATCGTGCAGGAGGCGTTGAGCAACGTGGTACGGCACGCGCCCGGCGCGGCCTGCGCGGTGGACGTCCACGAGGAGGGAGGCACGGTGGTGGTGCGGATTCGCGACACGGGTCCGCGTGACCCCCGTTACCGCGACACAGGTTCGCGTGACACCGGTCCCCGCGGGCGCGGTGCGGGGGCGGGGACGGCCGGTGCGGGGGTCGGTCTGCGGGGCATGCGGGAGCGCGCCCGCCTGGTCGGCGGGACGGTGGCCTGGGGCGCGCGGCCGGACGGCGGGTTCGAGGTGGAGGCCCGCCTGCCCGTCGGAGGCGCCTCGTGACGGGACCGGCGTCCGGGACCGTCTCGGTGTTCCTCGCCGACGACGACGCGGGCCTGCGCGGCGCGTACCGGAAGCTGTTCGAGCGCACCCCGGGCTTCCGGTTCGCCGGGGAGGCCGCCGACGGCGCGGAGGCCGCCCGGCTGGTCGGCGCGCTGAGACCCGACGTGGCCCTGCTGGACGTGCAGATGCCGGGCACCGGCGGCCTGGAGGCCGCGCGGCGCGTGCTGGCCGCCACGAGCACCCGGGTCGTCATGCTGACCACCTTCGACCTGGACGAGTACGTGCACGAGGCGCTGACGCTCGGCGCGTCCGGCTTCCTGCTGAAGAACGCCGCCCCGGCGGAGGTGCTGCACGCCGTCCGCACGGTGCACGCGGGCCACGCCATGCTCGCCCCGGAGGTGACCGCGCGGCTGCTGGACCGCTTCGCCCCCCGGCGGCCTCAGGCGCGGCACGCCTTCGCCGGGCACGTCCTGTCCGAACGGGAGTTGCAGGTCGCCCGGCTGGTCGCCCGCGGCCACTCCAACCGGCGGATCGCCGACGAGCTGTCCCTGAGCCCGGAGACGGTCCGCACGTACCTGCGCCGCATGTTCGCCAAGCTCGGCGTCAACGACCGCACCCATCTGGCCGTGCTCGCGTACGAGGCGGGGCTGCTGCACGACCCGCGGTAGGTGTCCACTTTCGGGGGACGCGGCCGTAAGCCGTCCCGCTTCATGCTGGGCGTCCGCGCACAGGAAGCACGAGGCGGCTTGATGATCGAGATTTCGCGGCTGAGCAAGCGGTACGGCGGGAAGGTCGCCGTGGACGACGTCACCTTCACCGTCCGGCCGGGCCGGGTCACCGGGTTCCTCGGGCCGAACGGGGCGGGCAAATCGACCACGCTGCGGGTGCTGCTCGGCCTGGACCATCCGTCCGGCGGCGCCGCGCTGATCGACGGGCGGCGGTACCGGGAGCTGCGCCATCCGCTGCGCACGGTCGGGGCGCTGCTCGACGGGGCGGGGCCGGTGCCCGAGCGCCGCGCCGTGGACCATCTGACCTGGATCGCGCAGAGCAACCGGATCCCGCGCCGCCGGGTCCGCGAGGTGCTCGACCTGGTGGGGCTCGGCGACGCGGCCGGGCGGCGGGTCAAGAAGTACTCGCTCGGCATGGGGCGGCGCCTCGGCATCGCGGCGGCGCTGCTCGGCGACCCGGAGATCCTGGTGCTGGACGAGCCGGTCAACGGGCTGGACCCGGACGGCATCCGCTGGGTGCGCGCCTACCTGAGGGAGTACGCCGCGTCCGGCCGCACCGTGCTGCTCTCCAGCCACCTCATGGCGGAGGTGGCCGGGACCGCGGACGACGCGGTGGTCATCGCCCGCGGCCGGATCGTCGCGCGCGGCCCGCTGGACGACATCACCGCGGGGCACGGCTCGCTGGAGGCGGCGTTCTTCGCGCTCACCGGCGGCGACGCGGGCCGGGGAGGGTGGTGAGCGCCATGACGGCCGCGGTGCGGGCGGAGCTGACGAAGATCGTCTCCTTGCCCGCGGTGTGGATCGCCACCGGCGTCATCGTCGGCCTGCACCTGCTCCTGTCGGCCGTGAACGTGGACCTCACCGCGGACGCCGTCCACAAGATCACACCGGCCGGGACGATCGAGATCTTCGCCGGCGACCCGCGGCCCGCCCACCGGGCGCTCGTCGGCTTCCTGGTCGCGTCGTCCTTCCAGATGGCCGTGTTCCTCCCCGTCGTCGGCGCGATCATCGCCGGGCAGGAGTTCCGCGCCGACCAGCTCGGACGTTCGCTGCTCGCGGTCCCCCGGCGGGGACGGCTGGTGGCCGCGAAGGCGCTCGCCGCCGCCGTCCATCTGCTGGCCACGTCCGTCGTCATCGCCGCGATCAGCGCGGTGTTCATGTACATCGCCGTCAAGGACTGGGACCCGGGGTTGCCGGTGAGCGCCGGCGCGTGGCTCGGCCAGGCGAAGTTCGCCGCCTTCGCGGTCCTGACCGGCCTGCTCGGCCTCGCCGTCACGATGATCGCCCGCGGCGCGCTCGCCGGTGTCGGCGTCACCGTGGCGCTCACCGCGGCCACCATGACCCAGGCACTGACCGCGGTGTCCCCTGCCCTGGACGCGCTGCTCCCCGTCAGCGCGGGCCGCAACCTGCTGCTCGACCCGGCCGGCGACGACCTCACGGCCGGCCCGTGGCACGCCGTGGCGGTGCTCGTCGCCTGGCCGCTGGCCGCCACGCTGACGGCCGCGATCCTCCTCGCCCGCCGGGACGCCCGGTGACCGGCGGTCCGCCGGCGATCCGGCTCGCCGACCTGCTGCGCGCGGAGCTCACCAAGATCCGTACGTTGCCCGCGGCCTGGATCGCCCTGGCCGTCGCCCTCCTCGGCGGCACGCTGCTGGGGCTGCTGAGCGCCACCGACGCCGTCCGCGTCGCCGGCCGGCAAGGGACGGTGGCGATCGCCCAGCTCGGCACCGTGATGCTCGCCCCGGCCTACGTGGTCCTCGCCGTCCCCGTGTTCGCGGCGGGCGGCGAGTACCGCGGCGGCCAGCTACGCGTCACCCTCGCCGCCACACCGGACCGTGGCCGCCTCTTCGCGGCCAAGCTCCTGGCGACCTGCGCCGCGACGGCCCTCGCGGCGACCGTGGTCGTCCTGTCGGGCCGCCTCGTCCGGCTCGCGGCCGGCGGCGGGCTTCCGGGGGCGGACGGTGGTCCAGGCCGCGCCGTCGCCGAGGTGACGGCGTATGTGCTGCTCGGCCTGGTGGGCCACGGGCTCGCCGTCGCGGCGAAGGGCGTCGTCGTCCCGCTGGCCGTGCTCGCCGCGCTGCCCGTCCTGGTGTCCCCGCCGCTGGGCGGATCGCTGCCCGCCGTCGTACGGCTGCTCCCTCACGAGGTGACCCTGAGCTTCCTCGCCACGTCCGCCACCCCCGCGCTCACCGTCCCCCGCCCGGCCGCCCTGCCGCTCCTGGTCTCCTGGGCCGCCCTCTCCCTCACCGTCGCCCGGCTCCTGACCGCCCGTCGCGACGCCTGACCGGGACGGGGAGACAGGGGAGCTCTCCCTGAATCGTATATGATCTTGTATGTTAAGTTGCCTGGGTGTCCAGTATCGACTCCAGTGCAGAAGCCGTGCGGACGGATGCGCCGCAGGGAGTGGTCGTCACCGTCACCGGTGAGGTCGCGCCGGGTTCGCTCGGCGTCGTGCTTCCCCATGAGCATCTTCTGAGTGATTTCGGCACACCCGGCGATTCGGCCGAGGCGTGGGAGGCCGTGGGGCGGGTCCGGCCCACCGCCGCGAGCCGGCTTCGGCTGTACGAGGCGCCGCTGACCATGGACCTGCTCGGCGAGATCGGCCTGGGCGCGCCCAACAGGGACGACTGGCTGCTCGGGGACGAGGAGCTCGCCGCGCGCGAGCTCGCCGCGTTCAAGACGGCCGGCGGCGGCACGCTGGTGGACGTCACCAGCGCCGGGCTCCGGCGCAACCCTGCAGGGCTGCGCCGCGTCTCCACGGCGAGCGGCGTGGCCGTCGTCATGGGCACGGGGTGGTACCACCCGGCATGGGTACGGGGACGCCTGGAGGCCGGCGGCCCTGACGCGGACTCCGGGCCGCTCACGTCGGGCGCGCCGGACGCCGAGCGCCTCACCGAAGAGATCGTCCGGGACCTCACCGTGGGCGTCGACGGCGTACGGGCCGGGATCATCGGGGAGATCGCGGCCCTCGATCCGGACGAGCCCGCCGGGCGCGCGGTGCTGGTCGCGGCGGCGCGGGCGTCGGCCGCCACCGGCGCGGCGATCTCGATCGACCGCTGCGAGAACGCCGCCACGCAGCAGCGCGTGCTCGACGTGCTGGCCGGCGAGGGCGCCGACCTGACCCGCGTCGCGGTCGGGCACTGCGACGCCCTGTCCCCCAGCCCTGACGCGCTGGAACCGCTCCTCGCGCGCGGGGTGTACGTGCAGTTCGACCAGCTCGGACGGCTTCCCACGGTGCTGAGCGCGTCCGATGACCAGGACGTCGCCGCCGCCGTGGTGGAGCTGGCCCGCCGCGGCCACGCCGGCCGCCTCCTGCTGTCGCAGGACGTGTCCGCCAAGTCGCACCTCTACGCGTACGGCGGTGGCGGCTACGGCTTCCTCCTGCGGCAGTTCGTCCCGTACCTGAAGATGCTCGGAGCCGACGACGCGCTCATCGAGGCCGTCACCATCGGCAATCCGAGGCGACTCCTCACCATCCCGACCCCGAAGGCAGACTCGTGAGCCGCTACTCCTTCGAGATCCCGGACCTCTCCGGCAAGGCTCTCACCGTCACGGGCCCCGTGGACCCGTCGACGCTGGGGGAGACGCTCATGCACGAGCACGTATTCGTCGACCTGCGACGGCCGCCGCGCTTCCGCCGCCCCGGCGAGGACTCCACCGAGGCCGCGGAACCGCTGGCGCTCGCCTCACTCGCGCGCACCCGTCACGGCACGCCGAACGCCGACAACGACATGATGGGCGACTTCGACGAGCTGCTCCCGGAGGTGCTGGCCTTCGCGCACGCCGGCGGCGGCACGATCGTCGAGGTCTCCTCCATCGGGATCGGCAGGGACCCCGAGGGCCTTCTGCGGCTCTCCCGGGCGAGCGGCCTCAACATCGTCATGGGCGGAGGCTGGTACACCCCCGTCTTCCACCCGGTGGACATGGACGCGCGCGGTGTGGACGAGCTCGCCGACATCATCGTGCGGGACATCGTCGTCGGCGCCGACGGGACCGGCGTACGATCCGGCATCATCGGCGAGGTCGCCGCGGAGACGGCGCCGCTGACCGACAACGAGCTCAAGAGCGTGCGCGCGAGCGCGCGGGCCAGCCGGATCACCGGCGCTCCCATCACGTTCCACGTGGGGGGCAGGGGCGAGGACAAGTTCCAGGTGCTCGACATCGTGGAAGAGGAGGGCGTCGCGCCGTCCAGCGTCGTCTTCGGGCACGCCGGGGAGATCCTGACGAACCCGTCGCTCGCCGAGCGCCTCCTCGCGCGCGGCGTCTTCGTGGAGTTCGACTTCCTGGCCTCGCCGGGCAGCCCGTGGGGGCACCTGTTCCTCACCAGCGACCACAAGACCGCCCGGGGCATCGCGGACCTGGTCGAACAGGGCTACGCCCGCCAGATCGTGCTCGGCCACGACGTGTGCATGAAGATCCAGCTCAAGAAGTACGGCGGCAAGGGGTACGACTACATCTCCCGATACTTCCTGCCGGAGCTGCGCCGCCTCGGCGTCTCCGAGGAGGCCGTCCACACGATCATGGTGGAGAACCCCTCCCGGGCCCTGACCTTCGCCAAGCCCGCCTGACCCGGGCGGTTCCTTCCCGGCCTCGGCGACGTCATGACAGTAGTGGAGCGCGTCGCCGAGGTGCGGAGGCGTCGCTGACACCCCGGGCGGAATCCGCGTGCCGGGAGCGGCGCCGTCGCTATCTTGAGGCCCATGAGCGTGAGGACGCGGGCGTACTGCGAGCGCGGGGACAGCGTGGAGGACCCGACCTCGGAGGACCTGGGGCGGCTGGTGAGCGGGCTGACGCGGGGCAACCGCTTCGTCATCGTCGAACGGCTCGACGCCGCGAACTCCGAGTACTACATGCAGGCCTACCTGCGC includes these proteins:
- a CDS encoding response regulator, with product MTGPASGTVSVFLADDDAGLRGAYRKLFERTPGFRFAGEAADGAEAARLVGALRPDVALLDVQMPGTGGLEAARRVLAATSTRVVMLTTFDLDEYVHEALTLGASGFLLKNAAPAEVLHAVRTVHAGHAMLAPEVTARLLDRFAPRRPQARHAFAGHVLSERELQVARLVARGHSNRRIADELSLSPETVRTYLRRMFAKLGVNDRTHLAVLAYEAGLLHDPR
- a CDS encoding SMP-30/gluconolactonase/LRE family protein, which encodes MSPPRTRLTGLGLVESPHWHDGRLYFSDWTAGEVIALALDGTHEVVARVGSLPLCTARDADGRLLIVDSARGLLLRQEPDGSLVTRADLSGLGRHWNDIAVAPGGHVYVNRIGFAMGTGEAFAPGTVVHVAPDGSARQVAGDIAFPNGMAVTPDGATLIVADSYGNRLTAFAIEPDGSLSGRRVWADTGDDHPDGVCLDAEGAVWYADVGTQRCVRVREGGEVLQTIEVDRGCFACALGGPDGRTLFILAARWRLPEMVPPGTGQVLSAEVAVPAAVRP
- a CDS encoding asparagine synthase-related protein; the encoded protein is MRVHLAIAAKRPGVPLPPVALAAAQEAAGRVLPVPAADVTARAWRSAAGDTALLSWSNEPDGHGPPVLSSGAGRVAGLTGHLADPADVDRLLATDRPAETTAGTGGVFSIFRAGEGEVSAATGLTRACPVFYAETSDVHVLGSRALLVHLTARAAETGSSRPEIVWDLLALESMARAGYFLSDETPFREVGVLPPASEIVVADGRRTITVLPLPEAQAPPSSRRAARAHVDELAGALLAAVRPLRDGHEPVRLSLTGGRDSRLLAALLHKAEIPFVTATSGQDDSPDVLLAARVAEALGVPHKVARPKRAESGTDLVVPHPRVRSHNVLFACEGMISAYENIPAGGRFDPTPRMSGHGGEILRGGFLQNQAGLDVKALRRRVDGLFGRNDDLLTERAREHALALAAPWRERCREDGARALDHLYLAYRVGRWHAASRASLLRAQNPLPPFLDNLVVRTALRVDPVWRRSEALVHGVIVAFAPRLRDIPIEGRPWRFAAEGRHRTLLDRLRRRAEKPAPGGPPAGKPWNWRMNPSPELTRLLYAGLVDTRGELRAGGLAEIVDRAAVAWLPEARTDVLWHLYTISEMLTNAFSTPAPPDLPPLRIPVPPPGGVA
- a CDS encoding ABC transporter; translation: MTGGPPAIRLADLLRAELTKIRTLPAAWIALAVALLGGTLLGLLSATDAVRVAGRQGTVAIAQLGTVMLAPAYVVLAVPVFAAGGEYRGGQLRVTLAATPDRGRLFAAKLLATCAATALAATVVVLSGRLVRLAAGGGLPGADGGPGRAVAEVTAYVLLGLVGHGLAVAAKGVVVPLAVLAALPVLVSPPLGGSLPAVVRLLPHEVTLSFLATSATPALTVPRPAALPLLVSWAALSLTVARLLTARRDA
- a CDS encoding sensor histidine kinase, which produces MRTRGQGKARPLTDVAAAVAVVGMFWVWPADGGAWPRVVAAATLAAATAGAMTLRWRAPVAATVTAAVATVLGVVLGACEDPMLATAWCLYPLAVERAARARVLVAAPVGVLAALALVTGVPEGDARESGRRLLIAVAALGGAWLLGVTVGRQVAVAREAERAGVRLQVARDVHDVVGHALGVIVARSGVVLALPDADEREVRETLAEVETHARRALEEIQGLVRTLRGGPAPGLGGLPAVIAATRAAGVDVDARVDGRIDGDARIGDGVGAVAFRIVQEALSNVVRHAPGAACAVDVHEEGGTVVVRIRDTGPRDPRYRDTGSRDTGPRGRGAGAGTAGAGVGLRGMRERARLVGGTVAWGARPDGGFEVEARLPVGGAS
- a CDS encoding phosphotriesterase family protein, which translates into the protein MSSIDSSAEAVRTDAPQGVVVTVTGEVAPGSLGVVLPHEHLLSDFGTPGDSAEAWEAVGRVRPTAASRLRLYEAPLTMDLLGEIGLGAPNRDDWLLGDEELAARELAAFKTAGGGTLVDVTSAGLRRNPAGLRRVSTASGVAVVMGTGWYHPAWVRGRLEAGGPDADSGPLTSGAPDAERLTEEIVRDLTVGVDGVRAGIIGEIAALDPDEPAGRAVLVAAARASAATGAAISIDRCENAATQQRVLDVLAGEGADLTRVAVGHCDALSPSPDALEPLLARGVYVQFDQLGRLPTVLSASDDQDVAAAVVELARRGHAGRLLLSQDVSAKSHLYAYGGGGYGFLLRQFVPYLKMLGADDALIEAVTIGNPRRLLTIPTPKADS
- a CDS encoding phosphotriesterase family protein, which encodes MSRYSFEIPDLSGKALTVTGPVDPSTLGETLMHEHVFVDLRRPPRFRRPGEDSTEAAEPLALASLARTRHGTPNADNDMMGDFDELLPEVLAFAHAGGGTIVEVSSIGIGRDPEGLLRLSRASGLNIVMGGGWYTPVFHPVDMDARGVDELADIIVRDIVVGADGTGVRSGIIGEVAAETAPLTDNELKSVRASARASRITGAPITFHVGGRGEDKFQVLDIVEEEGVAPSSVVFGHAGEILTNPSLAERLLARGVFVEFDFLASPGSPWGHLFLTSDHKTARGIADLVEQGYARQIVLGHDVCMKIQLKKYGGKGYDYISRYFLPELRRLGVSEEAVHTIMVENPSRALTFAKPA
- a CDS encoding ABC transporter permease; protein product: MSAMTAAVRAELTKIVSLPAVWIATGVIVGLHLLLSAVNVDLTADAVHKITPAGTIEIFAGDPRPAHRALVGFLVASSFQMAVFLPVVGAIIAGQEFRADQLGRSLLAVPRRGRLVAAKALAAAVHLLATSVVIAAISAVFMYIAVKDWDPGLPVSAGAWLGQAKFAAFAVLTGLLGLAVTMIARGALAGVGVTVALTAATMTQALTAVSPALDALLPVSAGRNLLLDPAGDDLTAGPWHAVAVLVAWPLAATLTAAILLARRDAR
- a CDS encoding ABC transporter ATP-binding protein, coding for MIEISRLSKRYGGKVAVDDVTFTVRPGRVTGFLGPNGAGKSTTLRVLLGLDHPSGGAALIDGRRYRELRHPLRTVGALLDGAGPVPERRAVDHLTWIAQSNRIPRRRVREVLDLVGLGDAAGRRVKKYSLGMGRRLGIAAALLGDPEILVLDEPVNGLDPDGIRWVRAYLREYAASGRTVLLSSHLMAEVAGTADDAVVIARGRIVARGPLDDITAGHGSLEAAFFALTGGDAGRGGW